A window of the Streptomyces formicae genome harbors these coding sequences:
- a CDS encoding UBP-type zinc finger domain-containing protein produces MAGDRIPGIDPTARPSGDGCTECLTGEGTGWWMHLRRCAQCGHIGCCDSSPGQHATRHAKESGHPLLTSFEPGENWFWNAQTEEYFEGGPELADPQSHPLSQPVPGPAGAVPADWERQLH; encoded by the coding sequence ATGGCAGGTGACCGGATCCCCGGGATCGACCCGACCGCACGGCCCAGCGGCGACGGCTGCACGGAATGCCTGACGGGCGAAGGAACCGGCTGGTGGATGCATCTGAGGCGGTGCGCCCAGTGCGGGCACATCGGGTGCTGCGACTCCTCGCCGGGGCAGCACGCCACACGCCACGCGAAGGAGTCGGGCCACCCGCTCCTCACCAGTTTCGAACCGGGCGAGAACTGGTTCTGGAACGCGCAGACGGAGGAGTACTTCGAGGGCGGCCCGGAACTCGCCGATCCGCAGTCCCACCCCCTCTCGCAGCCTGTGCCCGGACCGGCGGGCGCCGTCCCCGCCGACTGGGAGCGGCAGCTGCACTGA
- a CDS encoding adenosine deaminase family protein, with translation MICAPHRAPHPPRPRRLVRPLRPALPAAGLACLAVLPSLAPLPAPPAAAQQPRPSAPRPVSDAERRVSAYLESVRDRPEALRAFFRALPKGGDLHNHLSGAAATEFLIRLAGEDGLCIDLATTTAVPPPCGAGTRPAADAAADPAFHRAILRAWSMQDFPPGHSGHDHFFATFEKFGAVSEPNRGKLRADVAASAVAQNQLYLESMVTPVADGAQRLAEAVGYDEDLRALHRKLLADGRMDRLVAEARQEADAADAQFRTAARCDTASPAPGCDLPVRWISHAYRGSSPEMVFTQLLLGMRLAESDARFVGVNLVQPEDWPVSLHDYRLHMRMTRFLHRIHPRAHITLHAGELAPGLVKPEDLTFHIREAVLTGRAERIGHGVDLRHEDDWRELARTMARRGIAVEAPLTSNAQILGVSGDEHPFPTYRRFGVPVVLATDDPGVSRTDISHEYERAAVTYGLRYPELKDLARASLEYAFLPGRSLWRPGTVRPGVRPAPAAPCRRDLPGRGTPRPSCARLLAESPRAELEWRLEAAFAAFEDAGPQGVTAASPS, from the coding sequence GTGATCTGCGCACCTCACCGGGCCCCGCACCCTCCCCGCCCTCGCCGCCTCGTCCGTCCGCTCCGCCCCGCCCTTCCCGCCGCCGGCCTCGCCTGCCTCGCCGTACTGCCCTCACTCGCCCCGCTGCCCGCGCCGCCCGCCGCCGCACAGCAGCCGCGCCCTTCCGCACCGCGGCCGGTGTCCGACGCGGAGCGCCGCGTCTCGGCGTACCTGGAGTCCGTACGGGACCGGCCCGAGGCGCTGCGCGCCTTCTTCCGCGCCCTGCCCAAGGGCGGCGATCTGCACAACCACCTCTCCGGCGCTGCGGCCACCGAGTTCCTGATCCGGCTCGCGGGCGAGGACGGTCTCTGCATCGACCTGGCCACGACGACCGCGGTGCCGCCGCCGTGCGGCGCCGGGACGCGGCCGGCGGCCGACGCCGCGGCCGACCCGGCGTTCCACCGGGCGATCCTGCGCGCCTGGTCCATGCAGGACTTCCCGCCGGGACACTCCGGCCACGACCACTTCTTCGCCACCTTCGAGAAGTTCGGTGCGGTGAGCGAACCCAACCGCGGCAAGCTGCGGGCCGATGTCGCCGCGAGCGCCGTGGCGCAGAACCAGCTCTACCTGGAGTCGATGGTCACCCCCGTCGCGGACGGCGCGCAGCGCCTCGCCGAGGCGGTCGGATACGACGAGGACCTGCGGGCCCTCCATCGCAAGCTGCTCGCGGACGGCCGGATGGACCGGCTGGTCGCCGAGGCGCGCCAGGAGGCCGACGCGGCCGACGCCCAGTTCCGCACCGCCGCCCGCTGCGACACGGCGAGTCCCGCCCCGGGCTGCGACCTGCCGGTGCGCTGGATCTCGCACGCGTACCGGGGGAGTTCACCGGAGATGGTCTTCACCCAGCTCCTCCTCGGCATGCGGCTCGCCGAGAGCGACGCGCGTTTCGTAGGCGTGAACCTCGTGCAGCCGGAGGACTGGCCCGTCTCCCTGCACGACTACCGGCTCCACATGCGGATGACCCGCTTTCTGCACCGGATCCATCCGCGTGCGCACATCACGCTCCACGCAGGCGAACTCGCCCCCGGGCTCGTCAAGCCCGAGGATCTGACCTTCCACATCCGCGAGGCGGTGCTCACCGGGCGCGCCGAGCGCATCGGCCACGGCGTCGACCTGCGCCACGAGGACGACTGGCGGGAGCTGGCCCGCACCATGGCGCGCCGCGGGATCGCGGTGGAGGCGCCCCTCACCAGCAACGCGCAGATCCTCGGCGTCTCGGGCGACGAGCACCCCTTCCCCACGTACCGCCGCTTCGGCGTCCCGGTCGTCCTGGCCACCGACGACCCCGGGGTCTCGCGGACCGACATCAGTCACGAGTACGAGCGTGCCGCCGTCACCTACGGCCTGCGGTACCCGGAGCTGAAGGACCTGGCGCGCGCCTCGCTGGAGTACGCCTTCCTGCCCGGCCGCAGTCTGTGGCGGCCCGGAACGGTCCGGCCCGGGGTCCGGCCCGCACCCGCCGCCCCCTGCCGGCGTGACCTGCCGGGCCGGGGCACACCCCGTCCGTCCTGCGCACGGCTGCTGGCGGAGAGCCCCAGAGCGGAGCTGGAGTGGCGGCTGGAAGCGGCGTTCGCGGCGTTCGAGGACGCGGGCCCTCAGGGGGTCACTGCGGCCAGTCCTTCGTGA
- a CDS encoding DUF1876 domain-containing protein produces the protein MTRTVEWQVGLVLVEEDGTTRARAVLDTGTTTYTGHGVARCNPQDVDVPEIGDELAASRAMKDLATQLMRVANRELESIGAGPEGGVPYGWPEAAT, from the coding sequence ATGACGCGGACGGTGGAGTGGCAGGTCGGCCTGGTGCTCGTCGAGGAGGACGGCACGACGCGGGCGCGGGCGGTCCTGGACACCGGCACCACGACCTACACGGGTCACGGGGTCGCCCGGTGCAACCCGCAGGACGTCGACGTCCCCGAGATCGGCGACGAACTCGCCGCGAGCCGCGCCATGAAGGACCTCGCGACCCAGCTGATGCGTGTGGCCAACCGCGAGCTGGAGAGCATCGGCGCGGGGCCCGAGGGCGGGGTGCCGTACGGCTGGCCCGAGGCCGCTACGTAA
- a CDS encoding rho GDP-dissociation inhibitor has protein sequence MNSSRDFELLAVTIQVDGHPDIPVPLAQDGPDDQARERWARPTTVSLREGAEFRVRLDFSVRARHDVDGLKFIDERTREGVTMGHRETHLGDYRPGGPYEVVLPPEHLPTGHLARCTYECTGTFVDGAGQELGRVTHALEITKDWPQ, from the coding sequence ATGAACTCATCCCGCGACTTCGAGCTGCTGGCCGTGACGATCCAGGTGGACGGGCACCCCGACATCCCCGTCCCGCTGGCGCAGGATGGACCGGACGACCAGGCCCGCGAGCGGTGGGCGCGGCCCACGACGGTGAGCCTGCGGGAGGGCGCGGAGTTCCGGGTGCGGCTGGATTTCTCCGTACGGGCCCGGCACGACGTCGACGGGCTCAAGTTCATCGACGAACGCACCCGTGAGGGCGTCACGATGGGCCACCGGGAGACCCATCTGGGCGACTACCGGCCGGGCGGCCCGTACGAGGTCGTCCTGCCGCCGGAGCACCTGCCGACGGGGCATCTGGCCCGCTGCACCTACGAGTGCACCGGCACCTTCGTCGACGGTGCGGGCCAGGAGCTCGGCCGGGTGACGCACGCCCTGGAGATCACGAAGGACTGGCCGCAGTGA
- a CDS encoding NAD(+)/NADH kinase, whose translation MAVARVGLVVHEGRPEALAAARVVRDWCDTHDVRCTDIDVWRAGEPRHRAKEELDAAGDPDLIVTLGGDGTFLRGARLAAENDALVLGVDLGRVGFLTEVPVQDVGLALDAVHEDRVTAERRMLLAMRASCPLEVPEDMEALMRYGRGPLLPPPCVRPECKTGGGWGIALDATALNDVVLEKLTRDHQVSVGVYVAGRLLASYSADALMVATPTGSTAYSFAAGGPVISPRAEALVFTPVAPHMAFNRSVVAAPDEPIALRLLERSGLAAVSLDGQLRGVLRPGEWIGVYAAPRPLRAVRLGPTDFYGRLRERMRLTDAPAAAADGEAAPLWPLSTPAPPDLEHLSLPPVQADAYPLL comes from the coding sequence ATGGCAGTGGCACGAGTCGGACTCGTCGTCCACGAAGGGCGCCCGGAAGCTCTCGCCGCGGCCCGTGTGGTCCGCGACTGGTGCGACACCCACGACGTCCGCTGCACGGACATCGACGTGTGGCGCGCCGGCGAACCACGCCACAGGGCCAAGGAGGAACTCGACGCCGCGGGCGACCCCGACCTCATCGTCACCCTGGGAGGCGACGGCACGTTCCTGCGCGGCGCCCGCCTGGCCGCCGAGAACGACGCCCTCGTGCTCGGCGTCGACCTCGGCCGCGTGGGCTTCCTGACCGAAGTGCCCGTCCAGGACGTGGGCCTGGCACTGGACGCGGTCCACGAGGATCGCGTCACCGCGGAGCGCCGCATGCTCCTCGCCATGCGCGCCTCCTGCCCCCTGGAAGTGCCCGAGGACATGGAAGCCCTGATGCGCTACGGCCGCGGCCCGCTCCTGCCGCCACCGTGCGTCCGCCCGGAGTGCAAGACGGGCGGCGGCTGGGGCATCGCGCTGGACGCGACCGCGCTCAACGACGTCGTCCTGGAGAAGCTGACGCGGGACCACCAGGTGTCGGTCGGCGTGTACGTCGCCGGGCGGCTGCTCGCCTCGTACTCCGCCGACGCGCTCATGGTCGCCACCCCCACCGGCTCGACCGCCTACAGCTTCGCCGCCGGCGGACCGGTCATCTCCCCGCGCGCCGAGGCACTGGTCTTCACCCCCGTCGCCCCCCACATGGCCTTCAACCGCTCCGTCGTCGCCGCTCCCGACGAACCCATCGCCCTGCGCCTCCTGGAACGCTCGGGCCTCGCGGCGGTCAGCCTCGACGGCCAGCTGCGCGGCGTCCTGCGGCCCGGCGAGTGGATCGGCGTCTACGCGGCACCGCGCCCCCTGCGCGCCGTCAGGCTCGGGCCGACCGACTTCTACGGACGGCTGCGCGAGCGCATGCGCCTGACCGACGCCCCGGCGGCCGCGGCTGACGGGGAGGCCGCACCGCTGTGGCCGCTGTCGACCCCGGCGCCACCCGATCTGGAGCACCTGAGCCTGCCGCCCGTGCAGGCCGACGCCTATCCGCTGCTGTAG
- a CDS encoding STAS domain-containing protein, with protein MRCQGGGVIVVGVESTGADGGRFGVEVRPGPDPDIVVVALAGELDHDTAEPLRAALDEGIASGARRLLVDCSELLFCDSTGLNVLLHARLAAQETDARVELAALRPQVARMFAITGAGAVFPRYASLGEALAARPREE; from the coding sequence ATGCGGTGTCAAGGCGGCGGTGTCATAGTCGTCGGTGTGGAGAGCACCGGAGCAGACGGCGGCCGGTTCGGCGTCGAGGTACGGCCGGGCCCCGACCCGGACATCGTGGTGGTCGCGCTCGCCGGCGAGCTCGACCACGACACCGCCGAGCCGCTGCGGGCCGCCCTCGACGAGGGGATCGCGAGCGGTGCGCGCAGACTGCTCGTGGACTGCTCCGAGCTCCTGTTCTGCGACTCCACGGGTCTGAACGTGCTGCTGCACGCCCGCCTCGCCGCCCAGGAGACGGACGCCAGGGTCGAGCTGGCCGCGTTGCGCCCCCAGGTCGCACGGATGTTCGCGATCACGGGCGCCGGAGCGGTCTTCCCCCGGTACGCGAGCCTCGGCGAGGCCCTGGCGGCACGGCCACGGGAGGAGTAG
- a CDS encoding ATP-binding protein produces MSAALPASGQTRRLVLSGPRGAVGRCRDFSRAALADWGWLPDSGADVDPYARGEAPGKAIEEVIAEAVEEAAEEAFDDAYDDEHDAYDEVDAYDGVYEADERLAVAEDVLMVVSELVTNACLHTEGPQELVLHCTPERLRIEVSDASPVPPRPRPHADPALPGGHGLVVLGRLARAWGSVPRGTGKTVWAEIAAPRLA; encoded by the coding sequence GTGAGCGCGGCCCTTCCGGCATCGGGCCAGACCCGCAGACTCGTCCTCTCCGGGCCCCGGGGCGCGGTCGGGCGCTGCCGTGACTTCAGCCGTGCCGCGCTCGCCGACTGGGGGTGGCTGCCGGACAGCGGCGCGGACGTCGATCCGTACGCCCGGGGCGAGGCGCCCGGAAAGGCGATCGAAGAGGTGATCGCGGAGGCGGTAGAGGAGGCGGCCGAGGAGGCGTTCGACGACGCGTACGACGACGAGCACGACGCGTACGACGAGGTGGACGCCTACGACGGCGTGTACGAGGCCGATGAGCGGCTGGCCGTCGCCGAGGACGTCCTCATGGTCGTCTCCGAGCTGGTCACCAACGCCTGTCTGCACACCGAGGGACCGCAGGAGCTCGTGCTCCACTGCACGCCCGAGCGGCTCCGTATCGAGGTGAGCGACGCCAGCCCCGTACCGCCGCGGCCCCGCCCCCACGCGGACCCCGCCCTCCCCGGGGGCCACGGGCTCGTCGTGCTCGGACGGCTCGCCCGCGCCTGGGGCTCGGTGCCCCGGGGCACGGGCAAGACCGTATGGGCGGAGATCGCCGCGCCCCGCCTCGCCTAG
- a CDS encoding ATP-binding protein encodes MTTPELTPVQRLTPDELRTLFLFEALDDDQLSWLAECGRVESRKASEAVYSQGENATCFFVLLSGTIILSRRLHGDDIELTRTDQRGAYGGAAQAYLGDRVDQVYASTMRAVTDVELFVLPAVKFAAAVRTWFPMALHLLEGLFLGTQASNIIIGERERLVALGSLTAGLTHELNNPAAAAVRATQTLRDRVTGMRHKLALVADGRVDGTRLHQLVEMQDAAVRRAAGARQLSAIESADAEDELGEWLEEAGLDRAWDIAPVLVAGGIDAAWLADATNGLSEGNRAAAIGWLTYTVDTEMLMGEIEDAVRRISGLVDAARQYSQLDRTAQQPVDLHELLDATLVILRAKFPADVRVVKEYDPGLPPVPAYGAELNQVWTNLIDNALSAMDGSGTLTLATWHDDCHAYVEIRDTGTGIDPDVRPRIFEPFFTTKPVGQGTGLGLDISYRIVVNKHGGDIRVESHPGDTRFRVCLPAAPREATGDQ; translated from the coding sequence ATGACCACCCCCGAGCTGACACCGGTCCAGCGGCTCACCCCCGACGAACTGCGCACCCTCTTCCTCTTCGAGGCGCTCGACGACGACCAGCTCTCCTGGCTGGCCGAATGCGGGCGCGTCGAGTCGCGCAAGGCATCGGAGGCGGTCTATTCGCAGGGCGAGAACGCGACGTGCTTCTTCGTCCTGCTCAGCGGCACCATCATCCTCAGCCGCCGGCTCCACGGCGACGACATCGAGCTGACCCGCACCGACCAGCGGGGCGCCTACGGGGGTGCGGCACAGGCATACCTGGGAGACCGCGTCGACCAGGTCTACGCCAGCACGATGCGCGCGGTCACCGACGTCGAACTGTTCGTGCTGCCCGCGGTGAAGTTCGCCGCCGCCGTACGCACCTGGTTCCCGATGGCGCTGCATCTGCTCGAAGGGCTGTTCCTGGGGACGCAGGCGAGCAACATCATCATCGGCGAGCGCGAGCGGCTCGTCGCCCTCGGCTCACTGACCGCGGGACTGACCCATGAGCTGAACAACCCCGCGGCCGCCGCCGTACGCGCCACGCAGACGCTGCGCGACCGCGTGACCGGAATGCGGCACAAGCTCGCGCTCGTCGCGGACGGCCGCGTGGACGGCACGCGGCTGCACCAGCTGGTCGAGATGCAGGACGCCGCGGTGCGGCGGGCCGCCGGGGCACGCCAGCTGTCGGCGATCGAGAGCGCCGACGCCGAGGACGAACTCGGCGAGTGGCTGGAGGAGGCGGGGCTCGACCGGGCCTGGGACATCGCTCCCGTCCTGGTCGCGGGCGGTATCGACGCCGCGTGGCTGGCCGACGCCACCAACGGGCTCTCCGAGGGCAACCGCGCGGCCGCGATCGGCTGGCTGACCTACACCGTCGACACCGAGATGCTCATGGGCGAGATCGAGGACGCGGTCCGGCGCATCTCCGGACTGGTCGACGCGGCCCGCCAGTACTCCCAGCTCGACCGCACCGCCCAGCAGCCCGTCGACCTCCACGAACTCCTCGACGCCACCCTCGTCATCCTCCGCGCCAAGTTCCCCGCCGACGTGCGCGTGGTCAAGGAGTACGACCCCGGCCTGCCGCCCGTCCCCGCCTACGGCGCCGAACTCAACCAGGTGTGGACCAATCTCATCGACAACGCGCTGTCCGCGATGGACGGCAGCGGCACCCTGACCCTCGCCACCTGGCACGACGACTGCCACGCGTACGTGGAGATCCGGGACACCGGCACCGGCATCGATCCCGACGTCCGCCCCCGCATCTTCGAGCCGTTCTTCACCACCAAGCCGGTCGGCCAGGGCACCGGCCTCGGGCTGGACATCTCGTACCGGATCGTCGTGAACAAGCACGGCGGCGACATCCGCGTCGAGTCCCACCCCGGCGACACACGGTTCCGCGTCTGCCTCCCCGCCGCGCCGAGGGAGGCGACTGGCGATCAGTAG
- a CDS encoding Crp/Fnr family transcriptional regulator has protein sequence MSNSSIRMTAALSAEHRARLLEIADDVKFAEGDRVFEEGHRAERFWIIRSGTVTLHMAIPGRRPAVIENLGFGELVGWSWLFPPYVWQLGAEAMTPVRAQVFDALSVRMMMDADPRFGSAIGQWVGRVLAHRLHATRIRLLDLYAPYGSGLSI, from the coding sequence ATGAGCAACTCTTCCATCCGTATGACAGCCGCCCTGTCGGCCGAGCACCGTGCCCGGCTGCTGGAGATCGCCGACGACGTCAAGTTCGCCGAGGGGGACCGCGTCTTCGAGGAAGGCCACCGGGCCGAACGCTTCTGGATCATCAGGTCCGGCACGGTCACCCTGCACATGGCGATACCGGGGCGGCGTCCCGCCGTGATCGAGAACCTGGGCTTCGGTGAACTCGTGGGCTGGTCATGGCTGTTCCCGCCCTATGTGTGGCAGCTGGGCGCGGAGGCGATGACGCCCGTCCGTGCGCAGGTGTTCGACGCGCTGTCCGTCCGCATGATGATGGACGCCGACCCGCGGTTCGGTTCGGCCATCGGGCAGTGGGTCGGCAGGGTGCTCGCTCACCGGCTGCATGCGACGCGCATCCGCCTGCTGGACCTGTACGCCCCGTACGGCAGCGGCTTGTCGATCTGA
- a CDS encoding FAD-dependent oxidoreductase, translating into MSKPAILTVDDDPGVSRAIARDLRRRYGDRFRVLRAPSGEEALEALREVKLRGEPLAVMIADYRMPAMNGVQFLEAAMDLFPLARRVLLTAYADTGAAIDAINVVDVDHYLLKPWSPPEEKLYPVLDMLLELWEAAPDPGAAETRIVGHRWSAPSFAVREFLARNLVPYRWIAADEPEGTQLLEAAGVTAADVPLVITADGKVLLAPTETELAERVGLRTSPAADFYDVAVIGAGPAGLGAAVYAASEGLRTVLVERSATGGQAGQSSRIENYLGFPDGVSGAQLTERARRQAARFGTEILSATEVVALEAAGAGRVLRFGGGASIGAHTVVLATGVSYRRLTGANLDSFAGAGVFYGSASFEAAGCRGDDVYIVGGANSAAQAAVFFSRYASRVHLLVRGADLTRSTSHYLIQQIEAVPTIEVHPYMEVAAGDGESHLQQLTLRDNRTGELTTVDSSWLFVFIGAEPQTQWLDGVVARDGRGFVLTGPDLPQAGSRSARWPLVRAPYHLETSVPGVFAAGDVRAESVKRVASAVGEGAMAITLVHRYLEAQ; encoded by the coding sequence ATGTCGAAGCCGGCGATTCTGACCGTCGACGACGATCCCGGTGTGTCCCGGGCCATCGCCCGTGACCTGCGGCGCCGCTACGGCGACCGGTTCCGGGTGCTTCGCGCGCCCTCGGGCGAGGAGGCCCTCGAAGCCCTGCGTGAGGTCAAGCTGCGCGGCGAGCCGCTGGCCGTGATGATCGCCGACTACCGCATGCCCGCGATGAACGGCGTGCAGTTCCTCGAAGCGGCGATGGACCTCTTCCCGCTGGCCCGCCGCGTGCTGCTGACCGCGTACGCCGACACCGGAGCGGCCATCGACGCGATCAACGTCGTGGACGTCGACCACTACCTCCTCAAACCCTGGAGCCCTCCGGAGGAGAAGCTCTACCCCGTTCTGGACATGCTGCTGGAGCTCTGGGAGGCGGCGCCCGACCCGGGGGCCGCCGAGACGCGGATCGTCGGGCACCGCTGGTCGGCCCCCTCGTTCGCCGTACGCGAGTTCCTCGCGCGCAACCTCGTCCCCTACCGGTGGATCGCCGCCGACGAGCCCGAGGGCACGCAGCTGCTGGAGGCGGCCGGCGTCACCGCCGCCGACGTACCCCTGGTGATCACGGCCGACGGCAAGGTGCTCCTCGCCCCGACCGAGACGGAGCTCGCCGAGCGGGTCGGCCTGCGGACCAGCCCGGCCGCCGACTTCTACGACGTCGCCGTCATCGGCGCCGGTCCCGCCGGACTGGGGGCCGCCGTCTACGCCGCGTCCGAGGGCCTGCGCACGGTCCTCGTCGAGCGCAGCGCGACCGGAGGACAGGCGGGACAGAGCAGCCGTATCGAGAACTACCTGGGGTTTCCCGACGGCGTCTCCGGAGCGCAGCTGACCGAACGGGCCCGGCGGCAGGCGGCCCGCTTCGGCACCGAGATCCTCAGCGCGACCGAGGTGGTGGCGCTGGAGGCGGCGGGGGCGGGGCGCGTGCTGCGGTTCGGCGGCGGCGCCTCGATCGGGGCGCACACCGTCGTCCTCGCCACCGGGGTCTCCTACCGCAGGCTCACCGGGGCGAACCTGGACTCCTTCGCGGGCGCCGGGGTCTTCTACGGATCGGCGTCCTTCGAGGCGGCAGGCTGCCGGGGCGACGACGTGTACATCGTCGGAGGCGCCAACTCCGCAGCCCAGGCCGCCGTCTTCTTCTCCCGCTACGCGTCGCGCGTCCATCTGCTGGTCCGCGGGGCCGACCTCACCCGCTCGACGTCCCACTATCTGATCCAGCAGATCGAGGCCGTCCCCACCATCGAGGTCCATCCGTACATGGAAGTGGCGGCGGGCGACGGCGAGAGTCATCTTCAGCAGCTGACGCTGCGCGACAACCGCACCGGTGAGCTGACCACGGTCGACTCCTCCTGGCTGTTCGTGTTCATCGGGGCGGAACCCCAGACCCAGTGGCTGGACGGGGTGGTCGCCAGGGACGGGCGCGGGTTCGTCCTCACCGGCCCGGACCTGCCGCAGGCGGGATCGCGCTCCGCCCGGTGGCCGCTCGTGCGTGCCCCGTACCACCTGGAGACCAGCGTGCCCGGGGTCTTCGCCGCCGGGGACGTGCGCGCCGAGTCGGTCAAGCGGGTCGCGTCGGCGGTGGGCGAGGGCGCCATGGCGATCACCCTGGTGCACCGCTATCTGGAGGCGCAATGA